In Drosophila santomea strain STO CAGO 1482 chromosome 2L, Prin_Dsan_1.1, whole genome shotgun sequence, a single window of DNA contains:
- the LOC120444075 gene encoding NAD-dependent histone deacetylase sirtuin-1: MMENYEEIRLGHIRSKDLGNQVSDTPQFYPPAKFDFGAEILASTSTEAEAEATTTTIETATSELAGKANGEIKTKTLAAMEEQEIGANLEHKTKNPTKSMGEDEDDDEDDEEDDEEEEDDEEEVTGTSNEDEDSSSDCSSSVGPDWKLRWLQREFYTGRVPRQVIASIMPHFASGLAADTDDSVLWDYLAHLLNEPKRRNKLASVNTFDDVISLVKKSQKIIVLTGAGVSVSCGIPDFRSTNGIYARLAHDFPDLPDPQAMFDINYFKRDPRPFYKFAREIYPGEFQPSPCHRFIKMLETKGKLLRNYTQNIDTLERVAGIQRVIECHGSFSTASCTKCRFKCNADALRADIFAQRIPVCPQCQPNKEQSVDASVAVTEEELRQLVENGIMKPDIVFFGEGLPDEYHTVMATDKDVCDLLIVIGSSLKVRPVAHIPSSIPATVPQILINREQLHHLKFDVELLGDSDVIINQICHRLSDNDDCWQQLCCDESVLTESKELMPPEHSNHHHHHQASHHLHHHRHCSSESERQSQLDTDTQSIKSNSSADYILGSAGTCSDSGFESSTFSSGKRSNAAEAAAIERIKTDILVELNETTALSCDRLGIGAPQTPVESYRHLSIDSSKDSGIEQCDNEATPSYVRPSNLVQETKTVAPSLTPIPQQRGKRQTAAERLQPGTFYSHTNNYSYVFPGAQVFWNNDYSDDDDEEEERAHNRHSDLFGNVAPGYKDEDEDACDLNAVPLSPLLPPSLEAHIVTDIVNGSNELVPNSSPGQKRPARIIEQQPTVNPSPAVETEIPPLKKRRPSQENKQQTQMERSEESPPPGQLAAV, translated from the exons ATGATGGAAAATTACGAGGAAATTCGCCTGGGCCATATTAGGTCTAAGGATCTGGGCAACCAGGTTTCAGACACTCCGCAATTCTATCCGCCAGCTAAGTTTGATTTTGGCGCCGAAATTCTGGCCTCAACGTCAACAGAGGCAGAGGCcgaagcaacaacaacaaccataGAAACAGCAACAAGCGAACTTGCTGGCAAAGCAAATGgtgaaatcaaaacaaaaacattggCTGCCATGGAAGAACAAGAGATTGGCGCCAATTTGGAgcataaaaccaaaaatcccACAAAGTCAATGGGCGAGGATGAAGATGATGACGAGGATGATGAagaggacgacgaggaggaggaggacgatgaGGAGGAAGTCACCGGAACAAGCAACGAGGACGAGGACTCTAGCTCCGACTGCTCCTCATCAGTGGGGCCTGACTGGAAGCTGCGCTGGCTGCAACGAGAATTTTACACAGGTCGTGTGCCGCGCCAGGTTATTGCCAGCATCATGCCGCATTTCGCGTCTGGTCTTGCGGCCGACACCGATGACTCCGTGCTGTGGGACTATTTAGCCCACCTGTTGAACGAGCCCAAGCGACGCAACAAGTTGGCCTCCGTGAACACCTTCGACGATGTCATCAGTTTGGTCAAGAAATCACAGAAGATCATTGTGCTAACGGGAGCCGGGGTATCCGTCTCCTGCGGCATTCCGGACTTCCGCTCCACCAATGGCATATATGCGCGGTTGGCCCATGATTTTCCCGATCTGCCCGATCCGCAGGCCATGTTTGATATCAACTACTTTAAGAGGGATCCACGACCGTTCTACAAATTTGCCCGCGAGATATATCCCGGCGAGTTTCAGCCCTCGCCCTGCCATCGGTTCATCAAGATGCTGGAGACCAAGGGCAAACTGTTGCGCAACTACACCCAGAACATCGACACCCTGGAGCGGGTGGCTGGCATTCAACGAGTAATCGAGTGCCACGGCTCCTTTTCAACGGCGTCGTGCACCAAGTGCCGTTTTAAGTGCAACGCTGACGCCCTGCGGGCCGACATATTTGCCCAACGAATTCCGGTGTGCCCGCAGTGCCAGCCCAATAAGGAGCAGAGCGTGGACGCCTCGGTGGCCGTAACCGAGGAGGAGCTGCGCCAGCTGGTCGAGAACGGCATTATGAAGCCGGATATCGTCTTCTTCGGCGAGG GACTGCCGGACGAATACCACACGGTCATGGCCACCGACAAGGACGTCTGCGATCTGCTGATCGTAATCGGTTCCTCGCTGAAGGTCCGACCTGTGGCCCACATTCCCAGCAGCATACCGGCCACGGTGCCGCAGATCCTTATCAATCGCGAGCAGTTGCATCATCTTAAGTTCGACGTGGAGCTGCTGGGCGACTCCGATGTGATTATCAACCAGATTTGCCACAGGTTGTCGGACAATGATGATTGCTGGCAGCAGCTGTGCTGCGATGAGTCAGTGCTTACCGAAAGCAAGGAGCTGATGCCTCCGGAGCACTCTaatcaccaccaccatcatcaaGCCAGTCATCATCTACATCACCACCGCCACTGCAGTTCAGAGAGCGAGCGGCAATCGCAGCTGGACACGGATACGCAATCTATCAAGTCAAATAGTTCGGCGGACTACATTCTGGGCTCAGCTGGCACCTGCTCGGATAGTGGGTTTGAGTCATCCACTTTTAGCTCTGGAAAGCGTTCCAATGCCGCCGAAGCGGCAGCCATTGAACGCATTAAAACAGACATACTGGTGGAACTGAATGAGACCACCGCCCTAAGTTGCGATCGTCTGGGCATCGGAGCCCCTCAGACACCGGTTGAGAGTTATCGCCATCTTTCCATTGATTCCTCTAAGGATAGCGGCATCGAGCAGTGCGACAACGAAGCCACGCCTAGCTACGTGCGACCCAGCAATCTGGTTCAGGAGACCAAGACAGTGGCGCCCAGCCTGACGCCCATTCCGCAACAGAGGGGAAAGCGACAGACAGCAGCCGAGCGTCTGCAGCCTGGAACATTCTATTCCCACACCAACAACTATTCGTATGTGTTTCCAGGAGCTCAGGTTTTCTGGAACAACGATTAcagcgatgatgatgacgaagAAGAGGAAAGGGCACACAATAGACACAGTGATCTCTTTGGCAATGTGGCGCCCGGCTATAAGGATGAAGATGAGGATGCCTGTGATCTGAACGCCGTTCCATTGTCACCATTGCTCCCGCCTTCACTGGAGGCTCACATAGTCACTGATATAGTGAATGGATCCAACGAACTGGTGCCCAACAGCAGTCCCGGCCAGAAAAGACCCGCCCGCATTATAGAGCAGCAGCCAACGGTCAACCCATCGCCCGCTGTTGAGACGGAAATTCCCCCCCTGAAGAAGCGGCGACCAAGCCAAGAAAATAAGCAGCAGACCCAAATGGAAAGATCTGAGGAGAGTCCGCCTCCAGGACAGTTAGCAGCAGTGTAA
- the LOC120458386 gene encoding dnaJ homolog subfamily A member 2, producing the protein MDNLNLYEVLGVAPDATDEEIKKNYRKLAKEFHPDKNPDAGDKFKEISFAYEVLSDPEKRRIYDRYGLKGLQEGADGFSDASEFFAQWFPFDRASPGGRGRRNGKVVVKVELTLEEIYVGGMNKKVEYKRQKLCSKCNGDGGPKEAHESCETCGGAGRAAAFTFMGLSPFDTTCPTCDGRGFTIRDDKKCSPCQGSGFVEQKMKRDLVVERGTPHMLKVPFANEGHQMRGGEFGDLIVVIGQLEHPHFQRRHANLYMRDLEINITEALCGYTHCFKHLDGRNVCLRTYPGEVLQHNQIKMVRGSGMPVFNKATECGDLYMKFRVRFPDNDFATAPQLAMLEDLLPPRQPIVIPKNAEEVQMTDYKPQPRQQEDEDGQSSHFEGVQCQTA; encoded by the exons ATGGATAACCTAAATTTATACGAGGTTCTCGGAGTGGCTCCGGATGCAACTGATGAGGAAATTAAAAAG AACTACCGAAAATTGGCCAAAGAGTTCCATCCAGACAAGAATCCCGATGCGGGCGACAAGTTCAAGGAAATATCCTTCGCCTACGAAGTACTGTCCGATCCCGAGAAGCGTCGCATCTACGACCGTTACGGATTAAAGGGCCTGCAAGAGGGCGCCGATGGATTCTCTGATGCCTCCGAGTTCTTCGCACAGTGGTTCCCTTTCGATAGGGCTTCGCCCGGAGGTCGGGGCAGGCGCAATGGCAAAGTCGTGGTGAAGGTGGAGCTGACTCTGGAAGAGATCTACGTCGGCGGCATGAACAAGAAGGTGGAATACAAGCGCCAGAAGCTGTGCTCCAAGTGCAACGGCGACGGTGGTCCCAAGGAAGCGCACGAGAGTTGCGAGACCTGCGGCGGAGCAGGACGTGCGGCCGCATTTACCTTTATGGGTCTCAGCCCCTTCGATACG ACCTGTCCAACTTGCGATGGAAGGGGCTTCACCATTAGGGACGACAAGAAGTGCAGCCCCTGCCAGGGCAGTGGTTTTGTAGAGCAGAAGATGAAGCGAGACCTCGTCGTGGAGCGAGGGACACCGCACATGCTAAAGGTTCCCTTCGCAAATGAGGGACACCAAATGCGAGGCGGCGAGTTCGGGGATCTGATTGTAGTAATAGGCCAGCTTGAGCATCCACATTTTCAGCGCCGCCATGCCAATCTGTACATGCGAGACCTGGAGATCAACATCACGGAGGCGTTGTGCGGCTACACGCATTGCTTCAAGCACTTGGATGGACGAAACGTCTGTCTGCGCACCTATCCGGGTGAAGTGTTGCAGCACAACCAAATAAAGATGGTGCGAGGCAGTGGAATGCCCGTTTTCAACAAGGCCACCGAATGTGGAGATCTCTACATGAAGTTTAGGGTCAGGTTTCCGGACAACGACTTTGCCACAGCGCCGCAGCTGGCCATGCTGGAGGATTTACTTCCTCCCAGGCAGCCGATTGTGATCCCAAAGAACGCCGAGGAAGTGCAAATGACGGACTATAAGCCGCAGCCGCGACAGCAGGAAGACGAGGACGGACAGTCCTCTCACTTCGAGGGCGTACAGTGCCAGACGGCTTAG
- the LOC120458934 gene encoding RE1-silencing transcription factor, whose product MELPTMVERSGDRLVVRSLVNGAPIYQSSFEGGAGAGLPMSLSLQPLIGSDFLEQYKVNNFMCPVPGFVTAETAESVDLAKENMENSLPEGNPSNNEEELPQCKIRRNYSCNQCAFFTQNPRSHLSHLRDVHGERIVINECKLCLYASRHFQKLVRHMKMVHGCSDDGGGVQGSGAQTRGKRNLSREVRKRRLEESIEGQGATGQSIDPNLQRMLQNGPPLEQLKIELQQQEKQLLASVQAYNRQQDMLQLQQIVESHDNIFSMAYEYQTKLMPPKEAESLKLDQHNSSSDSEEPPKSPSPDTREQPPGVEQFQCQKCSYNTPIRARFKKHVKYHSMPLIKCSSCDFHTPYKWNLDRHTKNHGANGHFKCSACDFSTDIKQSLTIHELNHHVPTVGHQMGNRRRDEAEDQLDQQPSGSRKPETLAAVESPLPQPSGIVCSHCQKRVANAIQLINHLQVCPSALQNTTQLQSSLNGEVDLPDEDFPSAPTDLSYCGVETAPGYGEVTEVLPEESDDSAPLKKVFKCPHCTFWAATASRFHVHIVGHLNRKPFECSLCAYRSNWRWDITKHIRLKAIRDRSHNQAQVLMNDETGRRNYAKYNQYLTMMKVSAEQLADSKGMRTGEMIAMPPEKLVDHHPMETEETIEMVDSAYSTSALDLRKPRDDHSEELACNSNRKLQEGAKWHTNLEPMSFKSLNSSTTKPNSKESPLDLTKSDGGQTDESTSTDDFQESNESD is encoded by the exons ATGGAGTTGCCAACCATGGTGGAGCGTTCGGGTGACCGCCTGGTGGTGCGCAGCTTGGTAAATGGTGCTCCAATTTATCAGTCTTCCTTTGAGGGTGGAGCTGGTGCGGGGCTGCCAATGTCCCTAAGCTTGCAGCCGCTGATTGGTTCAGATTTCTTGGAGCAATACAAGGTGAACAACTTCATGTGCCCGGTGCCCGGTTTTGTTACCGCGGAAACTGCAGAATCAGTGGACTTGGCCAAGGAGAACATGGAAAACTCTCTGCCAGAGGGTAATCCGTCCAACAACGAGGAGGAGCTGCCCCAGTGCAAGATACGGCGTAACTACAGCTGCAACCAGTGCGCCTTCTTTACCCAAAACCCACGCAGTCATCTCTCCCACCTTCGCGATGTCCATGGCGAGCGAATTGTGATCAACGAGTGCAAGTTGTGCCTCTACGCCTCGCGTCACTTCCAGAAGCTGGTGCGGCACATGAAAATGGTGCACGGCTGTTCCGATGATGGCGGCGGAGTGCAGGGATCAGGTGCTCAGACGCGAGGTAAGCGAAATCTCTCCAGGGAGGTGCGCAAGCGCCGTCTGGAGGAGAGCATTGAAGGCCAGGGCGCGACTGGGCAGTCCATAGACCCTAACCTGCAGCGCATGCTCCAGAATGGACCACCACTGGAGCAGCTTAAAATAGAACTGCAGCAGCAAGAGAAGCAGCTACTGGCCAGTGTCCAGGCGTACAATCGGCAGCAGGATATGCTGCAGCTACAGCAGATCGTTGAGAGCCACGACAACATATTCTCCATGGCCTACGAGTACCAGACCAAGCTGATGCCGCCCAAGGAAGCAGAGTCCTTGAAATTGGACCAGCACAACAGCAGCTCCGACTCCGAGGAGCCCCCGAAGAGCCCTTCGCCGGATACCCGTGAACAGCCGCCGGGTGTGGAGCAGTTCCAATGCCAGAAGTGCTCGTATAACACTCCCATCCGTGCCAGATTTAAGAAGCACGTCAAGTACCACTCCATGCCGCTGATCAAGTGCAGCTCATGTGATTTTCACACCCCCTACAAGTGGAATCTGGACCGGCACACCAAGAACCATGGTGCCAATGGTCATTTCAAGTGCTCGGCCTGTGACTTTAGCACGGATATCAAGCAATCGCTGACCATACACGAACTAAACCATCATGTGCCAACGGTGGGTCACCAAATGGGCAACAGACGTCGAGATGAGGCAGAGGATCAGCTGGATCAGCAGCCAAGTGGTTCCAGGAAACCAGAAACGCTTGCAGCAGTGGAATCTCCCCTTCCGCAGCCTTCGGGGATCGTTTGCTCACACTGCCAAAAACGGGTGGCCAACGCCATCCAGTTGATTAACCATCTACAAGTGTGCCCTTCGGCCTTGCAGAACACAACCCAACTGCAGAGTTCGCTCAACGGAGAAGTGGATCTTCCCGATGAGGATTTTCCCAGTGCTCCCACTGATCTCAGCTATTGCGGCGTAGAAACAGCTCCTGGCTATGGAGAG GTCACAGAAGTTTTGCCAGAGGAATCCGATGATTCGGCACCATTGAAGAAGGTTTTTAAGTGTCCCCATTGCACTTTTTGGGCCGCCACTGCATCTCGCTTCCATGTCCACATCGTTGGTCATCTGAACAGGAAGCCCTTTGAATGCTCTCTGTGCGCTTATCGCTCCAACTGGCGCTGGGACATCACCAAGCACATCCGCTTGAAGGCCATCCGCGACAGATCCCATAACCAGGCCCAGGTGCTGATGAACGATGAGACCGGGAGGCGCAACTACGCCAAGTACAACCAGTATCTGACTATGATGAAGGTAAGCGCTGAACAGTTGGCCGATTCCAAGGGAATGCGCACGGGTGAGATGATTGCGATGCCGCCCGAGAAGCTAGTCGACCATCATCCAATGGAAACTGAGGAAACCATTGAGATGGTGGACAGTGCTTATTCGACGTCTGCACTGGACTTAAGGAAGCCGAGAGACGACCACTCGGAAGAGTTAGCATGTAACAGCAACAGGAAGCTACAAGAGGGAGCCAAGTGGCATACAAATTTAGAACCAATGTCATTCAAATCGCTGAATTCATCGACCACCAAGCCAAATTCCAAAGAGTCGCCTCTAGATTTGACCAAGTCAGATGGTGGTCAAACAGACGAATCGACATCCACTGATGACTTTCAAGAATCTAATGAAAGCGATTAG
- the LOC120451702 gene encoding glycogen synthase kinase-3 alpha, which produces MENKDKKLKSSKRQSQVPLIIPKDSVVITYAFSRLSLEPVPARIEIKELIGSGSFGRVYRAQLDESEELVAVKQTLYNPKFCQREAEIMGQLMDHNNIVRLIMHSCVNLGVPPMDYIMLVMEYMPMTLLDYINKHLMELQPAELLVNVRILSYQIFRGLGYLHLLGICHRDIKPENLLMDNQKMVLKLSDFGSAKHLVPHEPSLSYICSRLYRAPELFAKYELYTCAVDIWSAGCVLAELLKGSPLFSSHKHDRKQLRLIVNMLGSEGLERAPEVRSKCGNSLHPLTTRPSWDLLLNAAVPLDLSDLLNSCLIYESAARIPPLVACGHGSYDELRIMDALGLPMPNGNPLPPLFNFNSQEMGTDPKLWVKLLPIHLSSVDDEYSAVAAFEEV; this is translated from the coding sequence AAAATAAAGATAAGAAGCTAAAGTCCTCGAAACGCCAGTCCCAAGTTCCCCTCATCATTCCCAAGGACTCGGTGGTCATCACCTATGCCTTCAGTCGGCTAAGCTTGGAACCTGTTCCGGCGAGGATTGAGATTAAGGAACTGATAGGGAGTGGATCCTTTGGCCGGGTGTACCGGGCTCAACTGGACGAGTCCGAGGAGCTGGTGGCCGTGAAACAGACCCTTTACAATCCCAAGTTCTGCCAGCGCGAAGCAGAAATTATGGGTCAGCTAATGGACCACAACAACATAGTCCGGCTCATCATGCACTCCTGCGTGAACTTGGGCGTTCCGCCAATGGACTACATTATGCTGGTCATGGAGTACATGCCGATGACTTTGCTGGACTACATAAACAAACACCTAATGGAGTTGCAGCCCGCAGAGCTCCTAGTCAATGTCCGCATACTTTCGTATCAGATCTTCAGGGGATTGGGATATCTGCATTTATTGGGCATCTGCCACCGGGACATCAAGCCCGAGAATCTGCTGATGGACAACCAGAAGATGGTGCTCAAGCTAAGTGACTTTGGCAGCGCCAAGCATCTGGTGCCCCATGAGCCCAGCCTGAGTTACATTTGCTCCCGGCTATATCGTGCCCCCGAGCTTTTTGCCAAATACGAACTTTATACCTGTGCCGTGGACATCTGGAGTGCTGGCTGCGTCCTGGCGGAGCTGCTCAAGGGATCTCCCCTCTTTTCCAGCCACAAGCACGACCGAAAGCAGCTGCGGCTCATTGTTAATATGCTGGGCAGCGAAGGCTTGGAACGAGCTCCTGAAGTACGCTCAAAGTGTGGGAACTCACTGCATCCTCTGACTACACGCCCCAGTTGGGATCTTCTCCTGAATGCGGCTGTTCCGCTGGATCTGTCCGATCTGCTGAACTCATGTTTGATCTACGAGTCGGCGGCTAGAATCCCACCCTTGGTGGCATGTGGTCATGGCTCTTACGATGAACTGCGCATCATGGACGCCCTGGGGCTGCCCATGCCCAATGGCAATCCGCTGCCGCCTCTGTTCAACTTCAACAGCCAGGAGATGGGTACAGATCCAAAGCTTTGGGTTAAGCTATTACCGATCCATTTGTCTTCGGTGGATGATGAGTATTCGGCCGTGGCAGCCTTTGAGGAAGTCTAG